Proteins co-encoded in one Arachis hypogaea cultivar Tifrunner chromosome 13, arahy.Tifrunner.gnm2.J5K5, whole genome shotgun sequence genomic window:
- the LOC112733061 gene encoding nuclear transcription factor Y subunit B-7-like, with protein MEDESHSNLPNGFTTESPESPCLKNNNNHNNNNNSSSNNNNKEQDRFLPIANVGRIMKKVIPANGKISKDAKETVQECVSEFISFVTGEASDKCQREKRKTINGDDIIWAITTLGFEDYVEPLKSYLQKYRDIEGEKLNVPKQQRSEQRLHHQHQHQHQQHHHHNQDETNQTLNSVYTSANLISHQPPYVATDQPFSLPFSPNSIQKQLRPQDQIDSVGHWYE; from the coding sequence ATGGAAGATGAAAGCCATAGCAATTTGCCAAATGGGTTCACCACAGAAAGCCCTGAAAGCCCTTGCTTAAAGAACAACAataaccacaacaacaacaacaatagtagcagcaataacaacaacaaagaaCAAGATCGCTTTCTCCCCATAGCCAATGTTGGTAGAATCATGAAAAAAGTGATCCCGGCCAACGGAAAAATTTCCAAGGACGCCAAAGAGACCGTTCAAGAATGCGTATCGGAGTTCATTAGCTTTGTCACCGGAGAAGCCTCCGACAAATgccaaagagaaaaaagaaagaccATCAATGGTGATGATATCATTTGGGCCATCACAACCCTAGGGTTTGAGGATTATGTGGAACCATTAAAATCCTATCTCCAAAAATATAGAGACATAGAAGGAGAAAAGCTTAATGTTCCAAAGCAACAGCGTTCTGAACAAAGGCTACACCATCAGCATCAGCATCAGCATCAACAACACCATCACCATAACCAAGATGAAACTAATCAAACACTAAATAGTGTATATACTTCTGCAAATCTCATTTCTCATCAACCTCCTTATGTAGCCACGGATCAACCATTTTCATTGCCGTTTTCACCAAATTCAATTCAGAAACAGTTACGACCTCAAGATCAGATTGATTCCGTGGGGCATTGGTACGAGTAA
- the LOC112733060 gene encoding probable methyltransferase PMT26, with product MAQARYTRIDNNKKSSSSFCSTVTIVVFVALCLVGVWMMTSSSVVPAQNADVTQDNKTDAAQDSTIDMKEAQSDTKEQVTDNNNSGNTPKFEDNQGDLPEDATKGDTNVTSENNSDVKENQEEKSEDKSEEKSSKESKTEDGDKKTEDKDSPTESTESNSQTTENKDSGETEKPGSGDSEKKSESDESDTKSESNENKQSDSDESANKSDSDGSEKKSDDSSETTDNKTEDKVQQSDKESDVSSNEKETDDSANKQTSTEVYASGAQSELLNENTTQNGSFSTQAAESKNEKESQASSKQSTVYNWKLCNSTAGPDYIPCLDNLKAIRKLPSTKHYEHRERHCPEEPPTCLVPLPEGYRRPITWPKSREKIWYYNVPHTKLAEYKGHQNWVKVTGEYLTFPGGGTQFKHGALHYIDTIQQSVPDIAWGRRSRVVLDVGCGVASFGGFLFERDVLTMSLAPKDEHEAQVQFALERGVPAISAVMGTVRLPYPGRVFDIVHCARCRVPWHIEGGKLLLELNRVLRPGGFFVWSATPIYQNKTEDVEIWKEMKKLIKAMCWEVVNITRDKLNGVGIATYRKPTSNECYEQRSNNEPPMCLDSDDPNAAWNVPLQSCMHKVPVSSSERGSQWPAQWPARLTNVPYWLTSSQVGVYGKPAPDDFTADYDHWKRVVSKYVDGMGIQWSNVRNVMDMRSVYGGFAAAMKDLNIWVMNVVSVDAPDTLPIIYERGLFGMYHDWCESFSTYPRSYDLLHADHLFSRLKKRCNFQAVVAEVDRILRPEGMLIVRDTAEVINELESMVKSMNWEVRMTYTKENEGFLGARKSMWRPTETVTLEYAV from the exons ATGGCTCAAGCAAGATATACTAGAAtagacaataataaaaagtcATCGTCCAGTTTCTGCTCGACAGTGACAATTGTTGTGTTTGTGGCTCTATGTCTGGTTGGGGTATGGATGATGACATCCTCCTCTGTAGTTCCTGCACAAAATGCCGATGTTACACAGGACAACAAGACCGATGCTGCTCAGGACAGCACGATTGACATGAAAGAAGCACAGAGTGACACGAAAGAACAGGTGACTGACAACAACAATAGTGGCAACACTCCGAAGTTTGAAGACAATCAGGGTGATCTTCCTGAGGATGCAACCAAGGGGGACACAAATGTCACCTCAGAAAACAACTCTGACGTGAAAGAAAACCAGGAAGAAAAATCAGAGGACAAGTCTGAAGAAAAGTCTTCTAAAGAATCTAAAACAGAAGATGGAGACAAGAAAACCGAGGACAAAGATTCCCCCACAGAAAGTACTGAATCAAACTCACAAACTACAGAAAACAAGGATAGTGGTGAAACTGAGAAACCTGGTTCTGGTGATAGTGAGAAGAAATCTGAATCTGATGAGAGCGATACAAAATCTGAATCGAATGAAAATAAGCAATCTGATTCAGATGAAAGTGCAAATAAATCTGATTCAGATGGAAGTGAAAAGAAATCTGATGACTCAAGTGAAACAACTGATAACAAGACAGAAGATAAGGTGCAACAAAGTGATAAAGAATCAGATGTAAGCTCCAATGAGAAGGAAACAGATGACAGTGCCAACAAGCAGACTTCAACTGAAGTATACGCTTCTGGGGCCCAGTCAGAGCTTCTGAATGAAAATACCACTCAGAATGGGTCTTTTTCAACTCAGGCAGCAGAGTCGAAGAATGAAAAGGAGTCACAAGCATCCTCCAAGCAATCCACTGTGTACAACTGGAAATTATGCAATTCCACTGCTGGCCCTGACTACATCCCATGCCTTGACAACTTGAAAGCAATCAGGAAACTTCCAAGTACCAAACATTATGAGCACCGAGAAAGGCACTGTCCTGAAGAACCTCCTACCTGCCTTGTCCCTCTTCCAGAAGGATATAGACGCCCAATTACATGGCCCAAAAGCAGAGAGAAG ATATGGTATTACAACGTTCCACACACTAAGCTTGCTGAATATAAGGGCCATCAAAATTGGGTGAAAGTTACAGGCGAGTACCTTACCTTTCCGGGTGGTGGAACCCAATTCAAGCATGGGGCACTTCATTATATTGACACTATACAACAG TCTGTACCTGATATAGCTTGGGGCAGACGCTCACGGGTGGTATTAGATGTTGGATGTGGTGTTGCCAGCTTTGGTGGCTTTCTCTTTGAGAGAGACGTACTTACAATGTCTTTGGCACCAAAAGATGAACATGAAGCTCAGGTACAATTTGCACTTGAGAGGGGAGTTCCTGCCATTTCTGCCGTGATGGGTACAGTGAGGCTTCCCTACCCTGGAAGAGTATTTGATATAGTCCATTGTGCACGATGTAGAGTTCCGTGGCATATAGAAG GTGGAAAACTTCTCTTGGAGCTGAATAGAGTATTGCGGCCTGGTGGTTTCTTTGTTTGGTCTGCTACtcctatttatcaaaataagacaGAAGATGTTGAAATATGGAAAG AAATGAAAAAGCTAATAAAAGCAATGTGCTGGGAAGTTGTGAACATTACCAGGGATAAACTTAATGGAGTTGGTATAGCAACATACAGAAAGCCAACTTCTAATGAATGTTACGAGCAACGATCTAATAACGAGCCACCTATGTGTCTAGATTCTGATGATCCAAATGCAGCATG GAACGTTCCATTGCAATCTTGCATGCACAAAGTGCCAGTGAGTTCATCAGAGCGTGGTTCACAGTGGCCAGCGCAATGGCCAGCAAGACTGACTAATGTACCTTACTGGTTGACAAGTTCTCAAGTTGGAGTTTATGGAAAGCCTGCTCCTGACGATTTTACTGCGGACTATGATCACTGGAAACGTGTTGTTTCCAAGTATGTAGATGGGATGGGAATTCAATGGTCAAATGTTCGAAATGTCATGGATATGAGATCAGTCTACGGAGG GTTTGCTGCAGCTATGAAAGATTTGAATATTTGGGTCATGAATGTAGTTTCAGTAGATGCTCCAGACACACTTCCTATTATATATGAACGCGGTCTTTTTGGCATGTATCATGATTGGTGTGAATCGTTTAGCACTTATCCTAGGTCCTACGATCTCCTCCATGCAGATCATCTGTTTTCAAGACTCAAGAAAAG GTGTaattttcaagctgttgtggcTGAGGTTGATCGGATTTTGAGGCCCGAAGGAATGCTTATTGTTCGAGACACTGCTGAGGTAATTAACGAGCTTGAGAGCATGGTGAAATCTATGAACTGGGAGGTTCGCATGACTTACACTAAAGAAAATGAGGGCTTTTTGGGTGCCCGGAAGTCCATGTGGCGGCCTACGGAGACTGTGACGCTCGAATATGCTGTTTGA